A section of the Streptomyces sp. SCL15-4 genome encodes:
- a CDS encoding LLM class flavin-dependent oxidoreductase — translation MRFLAVTLIVHRPDPATGVLKPTHERFREVLEDAIVAEELGFDGFAVGERHERPFLSSAPTVVLGHVAALTRRIRLFTAVTTLSLLDPVRAYEDYATLDHLCDGRLDLIIGKGNGSAQRELFQVTPEDQWARNAESYEVFRRLWREDKVSADTRFRPPLKDAEVWPRPYQRPVRVWHGSATSKESVDLAARYGDPLFSANVTHPIEPYAELIRYYRERWEHYGHDPADIAVGAGTAGLYVARTSQEALAAYRPVFEATLAYQRAAGLPVVFETLEDFAARSSALIGSPEQVVDKVHRYHEEFGHTVLHVAADAGGLPPDRHRDSLELFQSEVAPVLRRTIPDPPFPWAPAVPGPASAPAPVPAGR, via the coding sequence GTGAGGTTCCTCGCCGTCACACTGATCGTGCACCGGCCGGACCCCGCCACCGGCGTGCTCAAACCGACGCACGAGCGGTTCCGCGAGGTGCTGGAGGACGCGATCGTCGCGGAGGAGCTGGGCTTCGACGGGTTCGCCGTGGGAGAGCGGCACGAACGGCCGTTCCTCTCCTCCGCGCCGACGGTGGTGCTCGGCCACGTCGCCGCGCTCACCCGCCGCATCCGGCTGTTCACCGCCGTCACCACCCTCAGCCTGCTCGACCCGGTCCGCGCGTACGAGGACTACGCGACCCTGGACCACCTCTGCGACGGCCGGCTGGACCTGATCATCGGCAAGGGCAACGGCTCCGCGCAGCGCGAGCTGTTCCAGGTCACCCCCGAGGACCAGTGGGCCCGCAACGCCGAGAGCTACGAGGTGTTCCGGCGGCTGTGGCGCGAGGACAAGGTGAGCGCCGACACCCGGTTCCGGCCGCCGCTGAAGGACGCCGAGGTGTGGCCGCGGCCGTACCAGCGGCCGGTGCGGGTCTGGCACGGCAGCGCCACCAGCAAGGAGTCCGTGGACCTCGCCGCGCGCTACGGCGACCCGCTGTTCTCGGCGAACGTCACCCACCCCATCGAGCCGTACGCGGAACTGATCCGGTACTACCGCGAACGCTGGGAGCACTACGGCCACGACCCGGCGGACATCGCGGTGGGCGCGGGCACGGCCGGGCTGTACGTCGCGCGCACCTCGCAGGAGGCGCTGGCCGCGTACCGCCCGGTCTTCGAGGCCACCCTCGCCTACCAGCGGGCGGCGGGCCTGCCCGTGGTCTTCGAGACCCTGGAGGACTTCGCGGCCCGCAGCTCGGCCCTGATCGGCAGCCCGGAGCAGGTCGTCGACAAGGTGCACCGCTACCACGAGGAGTTCGGGCACACCGTGCTGCACGTGGCCGCGGACGCGGGCGGGCTCCCGCCCGACCGGCACCGCGACTCGCTGGAACTGTTCCAGTCCGAGGTCGCCCCGGTCCTGCGCCGCACCATCCCGGACCCCCCGTTCCCCTGGGCCCCCGCCGTCCCCGGCCCCGCGTCCGCACCGGCCCCCGTGCCGGCCGGCCGCTGA
- a CDS encoding NtaA/DmoA family FMN-dependent monooxygenase (This protein belongs to a clade of FMN-dependent monooxygenases, within a broader family of flavin-dependent oxidoreductases, the luciferase-like monooxygenase (LMM) family, some of whose members use coenzyme F420 rather than FMN.) produces MSKPLKQIHLAAHFPGVNNTTVWSDPAAGSHIEFSSFAHFARTAERAKFDFLFLAEGLRLREQGGKIYDLDVVGRPDTFTVLAALAAVTDRLGLTGTINSTFNEPYEVARQFASLDHLSGGRSAWNVVTSWDAFTGENFRRGGFLPQEERYSRAKEFLATAHELFDSWRGDEILADQATGTFLRDARAGAFRHQGQHFDIQGRFNVPRSPQGRPVIFQAGDSDEGREFAAADADAIFSRYATLKEGQAFYTDVKSRLAKYGRRPEDLLILPAATFVLGDTDEEAAELAREVRRQQVSGATAIKHLEFVWNRDLSAYDPEGPLPDVDPVVAEEHISRGRAQVRMYRDPIAIAREWRQLAEANKWSIRDLVINTGNRQTFIGSPATVARTINEFVQADASDGFILVPHITPGGLDPFADKVVPLLQEQGVFRADYEGTTLRDHLGLAHPDAARRTGAPAERAAS; encoded by the coding sequence ATGAGCAAGCCGCTGAAGCAGATCCACCTGGCCGCCCACTTCCCGGGCGTCAACAACACCACCGTCTGGAGCGATCCGGCCGCCGGCAGCCACATCGAGTTCAGCTCCTTCGCGCACTTCGCCCGGACCGCCGAACGCGCCAAGTTCGACTTCCTGTTCCTCGCCGAGGGCCTCAGGCTGCGCGAACAGGGCGGCAAGATATACGACCTGGACGTGGTCGGCCGCCCCGACACCTTCACCGTGCTCGCCGCGCTGGCCGCCGTCACCGACCGGCTCGGCCTGACCGGCACCATCAACTCCACGTTCAACGAGCCGTACGAGGTGGCCCGCCAGTTCGCCAGCCTCGACCACCTCTCCGGCGGCCGGTCCGCGTGGAACGTCGTCACCTCCTGGGACGCCTTCACCGGCGAGAACTTCCGGCGCGGCGGCTTCCTGCCGCAGGAGGAGCGCTACTCCCGCGCCAAGGAGTTCCTCGCCACCGCGCACGAGCTGTTCGACTCCTGGCGCGGCGACGAGATCCTCGCCGACCAGGCCACCGGCACCTTCCTGCGGGACGCCCGGGCCGGCGCGTTCCGGCACCAAGGGCAGCACTTCGACATCCAGGGCCGCTTCAACGTCCCGCGCTCCCCGCAGGGCCGCCCCGTCATCTTCCAGGCCGGCGACTCCGACGAGGGCCGCGAGTTCGCCGCCGCCGACGCCGACGCGATCTTCAGCCGGTACGCCACGCTGAAGGAGGGCCAGGCGTTCTACACGGACGTCAAGTCCCGCCTCGCCAAGTACGGCCGCCGCCCGGAGGACCTGCTCATCCTGCCGGCCGCGACCTTCGTCCTCGGCGACACCGACGAGGAGGCCGCCGAACTCGCCCGCGAGGTCCGCCGGCAGCAGGTCAGCGGCGCGACCGCGATCAAGCACCTGGAATTCGTGTGGAACCGGGACCTGTCGGCGTACGACCCGGAGGGCCCGCTGCCCGACGTCGACCCGGTGGTCGCCGAGGAGCACATCTCCCGGGGCCGCGCCCAGGTGCGGATGTACCGCGACCCGATCGCCATCGCCCGCGAATGGCGGCAGCTCGCCGAGGCCAACAAGTGGTCCATCCGCGACCTCGTCATCAACACCGGCAACCGGCAGACCTTCATCGGCTCGCCCGCCACCGTCGCGCGGACCATCAACGAGTTCGTCCAGGCCGACGCCTCCGACGGCTTCATCCTCGTCCCGCACATCACCCCCGGCGGGCTCGACCCGTTCGCCGACAAGGTCGTCCCGCTGCTCCAGGAACAGGGCGTCTTCCGCGCCGACTACGAGGGCACCACCCTGCGCGACCACCTGGGCCTCGCCCACCCCGACGCCGCCCGCCGCACCGGCGCCCCGGCCGAGCGGGCCGCGTCGTGA
- a CDS encoding LLM class flavin-dependent oxidoreductase, protein MSPTAPAHLHLAVALDGTGWHPASWREPVARPRDLFTAGYWADQITEAERGLLDFVTLEDGLGPQSSRRREADERTDQVRGRLDAVLIASRVAPLTRHIGLVPTVVATHTEPFHISKAIATLDYVSTGRAGLRVKISARPDEAAHFGRRTIARIDSRDGADTPAPIAELFDEAADHVEVVRRLWDSWEDDAEIRDAATGRFIDRDKLHYIDFEGRFFNVKGPSITPRPPQGQPLVTALAHQTVPYRLVARQADVGYVTPRDADQARAIVAEIRAEQQAAGRAGQPLHVFGDLVVLLDDSQEAARARLDRLDTLAGEPYTSDTLVFAGTAAGLADLLEELAAGGLTGFRLRPAVTGHDLPRITRDLVPELQRRHRFRTAYEATTLRGLLGLARPANRYSTAAA, encoded by the coding sequence GTGTCGCCGACTGCCCCCGCACACCTGCATCTCGCCGTCGCCCTGGACGGCACCGGCTGGCATCCCGCGTCCTGGCGCGAGCCGGTCGCCCGCCCCCGGGACCTGTTCACCGCCGGCTACTGGGCCGACCAGATCACCGAGGCCGAACGCGGTCTGCTCGACTTCGTCACCCTGGAGGACGGCCTCGGCCCGCAGTCCTCCCGGCGCCGGGAGGCCGACGAGCGCACCGACCAGGTCCGCGGCCGGCTCGACGCGGTCCTCATCGCCTCCCGCGTCGCCCCGCTCACCCGCCACATCGGCCTGGTCCCGACCGTGGTGGCCACCCACACCGAGCCGTTCCACATCTCCAAGGCCATCGCCACCCTCGACTACGTCAGCACCGGCCGCGCGGGCCTGCGCGTCAAGATCAGCGCCCGCCCCGACGAGGCCGCCCACTTCGGCCGGCGCACCATCGCCCGGATCGACTCCCGCGACGGCGCGGACACGCCGGCACCGATCGCCGAACTGTTCGACGAGGCCGCCGACCACGTGGAGGTCGTGCGCCGGCTCTGGGACAGCTGGGAGGACGACGCGGAGATCCGGGACGCGGCGACCGGCCGCTTCATCGACCGCGACAAGCTGCACTACATCGACTTCGAGGGCCGCTTCTTCAACGTCAAGGGCCCCTCCATCACCCCCCGTCCGCCGCAGGGCCAGCCCCTCGTCACCGCCCTCGCCCACCAGACCGTCCCGTACCGGCTGGTGGCCCGCCAGGCCGACGTCGGCTACGTCACGCCGCGCGACGCGGACCAGGCCCGTGCCATCGTCGCCGAGATCCGCGCCGAGCAGCAGGCGGCCGGCCGCGCCGGACAGCCCCTGCACGTCTTCGGGGACCTCGTCGTCCTCCTCGACGACAGCCAGGAGGCGGCCCGGGCCCGGCTGGACCGGCTCGACACGCTCGCCGGCGAGCCGTACACCAGCGACACCCTCGTCTTCGCCGGTACCGCCGCCGGACTCGCCGACCTGCTGGAGGAACTGGCGGCCGGCGGACTGACCGGCTTCCGGCTGCGGCCCGCCGTCACCGGCCACGACCTGCCCCGGATCACCCGGGACCTGGTGCCCGAACTCCAGCGCCGCCACCGCTTCCGCACGGCCTACGAGGCGACGACCCTGCGCGGCCTCCTCGGTCTCGCCCGCCCCGCCAACCGCTACTCCACAGCCGCCGCCTGA
- a CDS encoding putative leader peptide → MARRLQPLQRSRAQGRDQPARPAAGQLLTPPGNNPRRTGVDRLDEIHPADADPARRVRRREATAVTRVPDQARPPRPYRSVRLHSRPHIDLQRVSAALCRR, encoded by the coding sequence GTGGCTCGCCGCCTACAACCTCTCCAACGAAGCCGTGCCCAAGGCCGAGATCAACCCGCCCGGCCTGCCGCTGGACAACTCCTGACCCCGCCGGGGAACAACCCGCGGCGGACGGGCGTTGACCGTCTTGACGAGATCCACCCGGCGGACGCCGATCCGGCCCGCCGTGTCCGACGGAGGGAGGCGACGGCCGTGACCCGAGTGCCCGACCAGGCCCGCCCGCCGCGCCCGTACCGCTCCGTCCGGCTGCACTCCCGGCCGCACATAGACCTCCAGCGCGTGTCCGCCGCGCTCTGTCGCCGCTGA
- a CDS encoding ABC transporter substrate-binding protein → MPSQFSRPGLVRGLTAVTATLTLAGSLAACGGDSDAATTSGPAGTVTVGQLSNGAAEPTELKVSEVKSISAELPASVRKSGKLVIGVGALPSGSAPLNFVGSDQKTLTGSEPDLGRLVAAVLGLKPELRNSTWENLFVGLDSGRNDVAFSNVTVTEERKKKYEFASYRKDDLAFEVPKKSTWNFDGDYENLAGKTVTVGAGTNQEKILLEWKAKLAKEGKKLTVKYFPDQNAISLALRSGKVDAYLGPNPAVAYRTRQTAHTPDPTRNAGTFSGAGETVQGLIAATAKKDSGLAKPLADALNHLIENGQYEKWLAAYNLSNEAVPKAEINPPGLPLDNS, encoded by the coding sequence ATGCCCAGCCAGTTCTCCCGACCCGGCCTCGTACGCGGCCTCACCGCGGTGACCGCGACCCTCACCCTCGCCGGCTCCCTCGCCGCCTGCGGGGGAGACAGCGACGCCGCCACCACCAGCGGCCCGGCCGGCACGGTGACCGTGGGACAGCTGTCCAACGGAGCCGCCGAACCGACCGAGCTGAAGGTCTCCGAGGTGAAGTCCATCAGCGCCGAACTGCCCGCCTCCGTCCGCAAGAGCGGCAAGCTCGTCATCGGCGTCGGAGCCCTGCCCTCCGGTTCCGCGCCGCTGAACTTCGTGGGCAGCGACCAGAAGACCCTCACCGGCTCCGAACCCGACCTCGGCCGGCTGGTGGCCGCGGTGCTCGGCCTGAAGCCCGAACTGCGCAACTCCACCTGGGAGAACCTCTTCGTCGGCCTGGACAGCGGCAGGAACGACGTCGCCTTCTCCAACGTCACCGTCACCGAGGAACGCAAGAAGAAGTACGAGTTCGCCTCCTACCGCAAGGACGACCTGGCCTTCGAGGTGCCGAAGAAGAGCACCTGGAACTTCGACGGCGACTACGAGAACCTCGCCGGCAAGACGGTCACCGTGGGCGCCGGCACCAACCAGGAGAAGATCCTGCTGGAGTGGAAGGCCAAGCTGGCCAAGGAGGGCAAGAAGCTCACCGTCAAGTACTTCCCGGACCAGAACGCCATCAGCCTGGCGCTGCGCAGCGGCAAGGTCGACGCCTACCTCGGGCCCAACCCCGCCGTCGCCTACCGCACCCGGCAGACCGCGCACACCCCGGACCCGACCCGCAACGCCGGCACCTTCTCCGGCGCCGGCGAGACGGTCCAGGGCCTGATCGCCGCCACCGCCAAGAAGGACAGCGGGCTCGCCAAGCCGCTCGCCGACGCCCTCAATCACCTGATCGAGAACGGCCAGTACGAGAAGTGGCTCGCCGCCTACAACCTCTCCAACGAAGCCGTGCCCAAGGCCGAGATCAACCCGCCCGGCCTGCCGCTGGACAACTCCTGA
- a CDS encoding amino acid ABC transporter ATP-binding protein: MTTVQTPEKAAPVALEVHGVHKWYGTHRVLDGIDLTVRPGEVTAIIGPSGSGKSTLLRVINHLEKPDIGHVSVGGELIGVKRHGKGLRELGERALLVQRGRIGFVFQNFNLFPHLTVLDNVAAAPVATGRLARPAARDLARELLGRVGLGDKCDAYPRQLSGGQQQRVAIARALALRPGIILFDEPTSALDPELVGEVLAVIKDLATSGTTLVIVTHEIGFAREVADRVVFLDAGRIVEQGPPGEVLDHPRHERTRDFLGKVL; the protein is encoded by the coding sequence ATGACCACCGTCCAGACCCCGGAGAAGGCGGCGCCCGTCGCGCTCGAAGTGCACGGCGTGCACAAGTGGTACGGCACCCACCGGGTGCTCGACGGCATCGACCTGACCGTCCGCCCCGGCGAGGTCACAGCGATCATCGGCCCCTCCGGCTCCGGCAAATCCACCCTGCTCCGGGTGATCAACCACCTGGAGAAGCCCGACATCGGCCACGTCAGCGTCGGCGGCGAACTGATCGGCGTCAAGCGGCACGGCAAGGGGCTGAGGGAACTCGGCGAGCGCGCCCTGCTCGTCCAGCGCGGCCGGATCGGCTTCGTCTTCCAGAACTTCAACCTCTTCCCGCACCTGACCGTCCTCGACAACGTCGCCGCCGCCCCCGTCGCCACCGGCCGGCTGGCCAGGCCGGCGGCCCGGGACCTCGCCCGCGAACTGCTCGGCCGCGTCGGTCTCGGTGACAAGTGCGACGCCTACCCACGGCAGTTGTCCGGCGGCCAGCAGCAGCGTGTGGCCATCGCCCGCGCCCTCGCCCTGCGTCCCGGGATCATCCTCTTCGACGAGCCGACCTCCGCGCTCGACCCCGAACTCGTCGGCGAGGTCCTGGCCGTCATCAAGGACCTGGCCACCAGCGGCACCACCCTCGTGATCGTCACCCACGAGATCGGCTTCGCCCGCGAGGTCGCCGACCGCGTCGTCTTCCTCGACGCCGGCCGGATCGTCGAACAGGGCCCGCCCGGCGAGGTCCTGGACCACCCCCGGCACGAACGCACCCGCGACTTCCTCGGCAAGGTCCTGTGA
- a CDS encoding amino acid ABC transporter permease, with amino-acid sequence MSESPGAAVSLAEAPVSADIPPEKLSAQRVQPLRRPGRWIVTAVVLVLVAQILHGLATNPFYQWDRFRYWFLRPAVVDGLLVTLEVAALSAVLGLLGGVLLALGRLSGSPVLRAVSWTYTWLFRSVPLIVVLIFLYNFSALYKTLSLGVPFGPAFVTFDESRLATDMTIAVVGLTLNEAAYAAEVVRGGILSVDQGQHEAAAALGLPRGYRFRRIVFPQALRSITPNYVNQLIGLIKSTSLVFYVSLLDLFGAVQSMGNTYPGDVVPLLMVATVWYLLLTSAVSVVQFYVERHYARGATRTLPPTPLQRARAHLADLRTRLRKEAAV; translated from the coding sequence ATGAGTGAATCCCCAGGCGCCGCCGTCTCCCTCGCCGAGGCGCCCGTCTCAGCTGACATACCGCCAGAAAAGCTTTCAGCACAGCGAGTTCAGCCGCTGCGCCGGCCCGGGCGGTGGATCGTCACCGCCGTCGTCCTCGTGCTCGTCGCGCAGATCCTGCACGGACTGGCCACCAACCCCTTCTACCAGTGGGACCGCTTCCGCTACTGGTTCCTGCGTCCCGCCGTCGTCGACGGACTCCTCGTCACTCTCGAAGTCGCCGCGCTCAGCGCCGTCCTCGGCCTCCTCGGCGGCGTCCTGCTCGCGCTCGGCCGGCTCTCCGGAAGCCCGGTGCTGCGCGCGGTCAGCTGGACCTACACCTGGCTGTTCCGGTCGGTCCCGCTGATCGTGGTGCTGATCTTCCTGTACAACTTCAGTGCCCTGTACAAGACCCTGAGCCTCGGGGTGCCGTTCGGCCCGGCCTTCGTCACCTTCGACGAGTCGCGGCTGGCCACCGACATGACCATCGCCGTCGTCGGCCTCACCCTCAACGAGGCGGCGTACGCGGCCGAGGTGGTCCGCGGCGGCATCCTCTCCGTCGACCAGGGCCAGCACGAGGCCGCCGCCGCGCTCGGCCTGCCCCGGGGCTACCGGTTCCGCAGGATCGTCTTCCCGCAGGCCCTGAGGTCCATCACGCCGAACTACGTCAACCAGCTGATCGGCCTGATCAAGAGCACGTCCCTGGTGTTCTACGTGTCCCTGCTCGACCTGTTCGGCGCGGTGCAGTCGATGGGCAACACCTACCCCGGCGACGTGGTGCCGCTGCTGATGGTCGCCACCGTCTGGTACCTGCTCCTCACCAGCGCCGTCTCCGTCGTCCAGTTCTACGTCGAGCGGCACTACGCCCGCGGCGCCACCCGCACCCTGCCGCCGACACCGCTCCAGCGGGCCCGCGCCCACCTCGCGGACCTGCGGACCCGGCTGCGCAAGGAGGCCGCCGTATGA
- a CDS encoding glutathione S-transferase C-terminal domain-containing protein, with the protein MSITPLAAAPHARRTAPVFRGRIGRDARSGHYAVPHRYRLHLSTACPDGLRLAVGHTLLGLDTSCPVTFLPAVPDCPGGGHAALRPLYEASAHHYTGPALAPVLSDDWSGRIVSTHAPDILRDLDRFRPDGHARLYPAGLESVIEAVERMCAEGIEEAAQRAGRAGATPRERAAALDTLLDTLDRLERRLSGEEYLADGRLTAADVELWVALVQLDTVHRCHLDASAVHRVAGHHALWAYARRLAAHPAFGRHLDLDGIARRHHGRCQGLEAAGAAVQILDWASHAGHTPGARRR; encoded by the coding sequence ATGTCCATCACTCCGCTCGCCGCCGCGCCGCACGCCCGCCGCACCGCCCCCGTCTTCCGGGGCCGGATCGGCCGGGACGCGCGCAGCGGCCACTACGCCGTGCCGCACCGCTACCGGCTCCATCTGTCGACCGCCTGCCCCGACGGGCTGCGCCTCGCCGTCGGTCACACCCTCCTCGGCCTGGACACCAGCTGTCCGGTCACCTTCCTGCCCGCCGTCCCGGACTGTCCCGGCGGCGGCCACGCGGCGCTGCGCCCGCTGTACGAGGCCAGCGCCCACCACTACACCGGCCCGGCGCTCGCCCCGGTCCTCAGCGACGACTGGTCCGGACGCATCGTCAGCACCCACGCCCCCGACATCCTGCGCGACCTGGACCGGTTCCGCCCGGACGGCCACGCCCGTCTGTACCCGGCGGGCCTGGAGTCCGTGATCGAGGCGGTCGAGCGGATGTGCGCCGAGGGCATCGAGGAGGCCGCGCAGCGCGCCGGCCGGGCGGGCGCCACGCCGCGCGAGCGGGCCGCCGCGCTCGACACCCTGCTGGACACCCTGGACCGGCTGGAACGCCGGCTGAGCGGGGAGGAGTACCTGGCCGACGGCCGGCTCACCGCCGCCGACGTCGAGCTGTGGGTGGCCCTGGTGCAGCTCGACACCGTCCACCGCTGCCATCTCGACGCCTCCGCCGTGCACCGGGTGGCCGGGCACCACGCGCTGTGGGCCTACGCCCGCCGGCTGGCCGCCCACCCCGCGTTCGGCCGCCACCTGGACCTCGACGGCATCGCCCGCCGCCACCACGGCCGCTGCCAGGGCCTGGAGGCCGCCGGAGCCGCCGTCCAGATCCTGGACTGGGCGAGCCACGCCGGGCACACTCCGGGCGCCCGCCGCAGGTGA
- a CDS encoding putative leader peptide, translated as MTRLAPGTGRTARTPWRAPLLTSRRHIDLQRVCSAISRRR; from the coding sequence ATGACGCGCCTCGCACCGGGCACCGGCCGTACGGCCCGGACCCCGTGGCGCGCACCCCTGCTCACCTCCCGCCGCCACATCGACCTCCAGCGTGTCTGCAGCGCGATCAGCCGCCGCCGCTGA